Proteins encoded together in one Capricornis sumatraensis isolate serow.1 chromosome 3, serow.2, whole genome shotgun sequence window:
- the MLXIPL gene encoding carbohydrate-responsive element-binding protein isoform X3, producing the protein MTMAGALAGLVAGLQGPRVVPSPDSDSDTDSEDPNTRRSAGGLLRSQVIHSGHFMVSSPHSDSLTRRRDQEGSLGHADFGPRSIDPTLTRLFECMSLAYSGKLVSPKWKNFKGLKLLCRDKIRLNNAIWRAWYIQYVERRKSPVCGFVTPLQGPEADEHRKPQAVVLEGNYWKRRIEVVMREYHKWRIYYKKRLRKSSREGDLLAPKQAEGGWQPPERWCEQLFTSVVPVLLGGPEEEPGGHQLLDLNCFLSDISDTLFTMTQPTPTPLQLPPEDAYVGNADMIQPDLTPLQPSLDDFMEISDFFTNYRPPQTPTPSNFPEPHSFGPMADPVLGSGILGSEVPPACSGMTHLSGHNRLQARSSCPGSLDSSTYLNSDFLLPGDPKPKLPPTPAPPPLLQYPSPAKGLGLEPCPPPPFPPMAPPPTLMQEEPLFSPRFAFPAVPPAPGVSPLSAPTAFPPTRQPGPGPAPFPIDLLPSGYSEAPFGPHFPVPQGTRPRGKSPAPTPRGRRPGAPTMAPATANPTATAGSNNPCLTQLLTAAKPEQALEPPLVSGALLRPPGSPDTLPEFPCTFFPPTPAPTPPRLPPGPATPAPPRPLIVPKVERLSPPAPGGGERQLSAELTSLPGPGALSIHISPPQPMLSRGRPDSKTENRRITHISAEQKRRFNIKLGFDTLHGLVSTLSTQPNLKMSKATTLQKTAEYIAMLQQERAAKQEEAQQLRDQIEELNAAINLCQQQLPATGVPITHQRFDQMRDMFDDYVRTRTLHNWKFWVFSILIRPLFESFNGMVSTASLQSLRQTSLAWLDQYCSLPALRPTVLNSLRQLSTSTSILTDPDCIPEQATRAVTEGTLGKSL; encoded by the exons ATGACCATGGCCGGGGCGCTGGCGGGTCTGGTCGCGGGCTTGCAGGGCCCGCGGGTCGTCCCCAGCCCGGATTCAGACTCAGACACAGACTCGGAGGACCCGAATACCCGGCGCAGCGCGGGCGGGCTGCTTCGCTCGCAGGTCATCCACAGCGGTCACTTCATGGTGTCGTCGCCGCACAGCGACTCGCTGACCCGGCGGCGCGACCAGGAAGGGTCCCTGGGACACGCCGACTTCGGGCCGCGCAGCATCGACCCCACACTCACCCGCCTGTTCGAGTGCATGAGCCTGGCCTACAG TGGCAAGCTGGTTTCTCCCAAGTGGAAGAATTTCAAAGGCCTCAAGCTGCTGTGCCGGGACAAGATCCGCCTCAACAACGCCATCTGGAGGGCCTGGTACATCCAGT ATGTGGAGCGGAGGAAGAGCCCCGTGTGTGGCTTCGTGACCCCCCTGCAGGGGCCTGAGGCTGATGAGCACCGGAAACCGCAG GCCGTCGTCTTGGAGGGAAATTACTGGAAGCGGCGCATCGAGGTGGTGATGCGCGAGTACCACAAGTGGCGCATCTACTACAAGAAGCGG CTCCGCAAGTCCAGTCGGGAAGGGGATCTCCTGGCCCCAAAGCAG GCGGAAGGGGGGTGGCAGCCACCGGAGCGATGGTGCGAGCAGCTCTTTACCAGCGTGGTACCCGTGCTGCTGGGGGGCCCGgaggaggagcccggtgggcacCAGCTTCTGGATCTCAATTGCTTTCTGTCCGACATCTCTGACACGCTCTTCACCATGACGcagcccacccccacacccctgcAGCTGCCCCCCGAGGACG CCTACGTGGGCAATGCTGACATGATCCAGCCAGACCTGACGCCGCTGCAGCCCAGCCTGGATGACTTCATGGAGATCTCAG ATTTCTTCACCAACTACCGCCCCCCACAGACGCCTACGCCGTCAAACTTCCCAGAGCCCCACAGCTTCGGGCCCATGGCTGATCCCGTCCTCGGCAGTGGGATCCTGGGCTCGGAGGTGCCCCCTGCCTGCTCGGGCATGACCCACCTCTCAGGGCATAACCGCCTGCAG GCTCGGAGCAGCTGCCCTGGCTCCCTGGACTCCAGCACCTACCTGAACTCTGATTTCCTCCTTCCTGGAGACCCCAAGCCCAAGCTCCCACCCAcgcctgcacccccacccctcctccagtaCCCTAGCCCTGCCAAGGGGCTGGGCCTGGAGCCCTGTCCCCCGCCCCCCTTCCCTCCCATGGCCCCGCCCCCTACTCTAATGCAAGAAGAGCCCCTCTTCTCGCCCAGGTTCGCTTTCCCTGCCGTCCCTCCTGCCCCGGGAGTGTCCCCGCTGTCTGCTCCCACGGCCTTCCCACCCACCCGGCAGCCtggcccaggccccgcccccttcccCATAGACCTGCTACCCTCCGGCTATTCGGAGGCCCCATTTGGGCCTCACTTCCCGGTACCCCAAGGCACGCGGCCCAGAGGCAAGTCCCCTGCCCCGACCCCCAGAGGGCGGAGGCCCGGCGCCCCCACCATGGCCCCTGCCACTGCCAACCCCACTGCCACGGCCGGGAGCAACAACCCCTGCCTCACGCAGCTGCTGACAGCCG CCAAGCCTGAGCAAGCCCTGGAGCCACCGCTTGTGTCCGGCGCTCTCCTTCGGCCCCCAGGGTCACCG GACACTCTCCCCGAGTTCCCCTGCACCTTCTTTCCCCCAACCCCGGCCCCCACACCACCCCGACTGCCTCCGGGCCCGGCCACCCCGGCCCCTCCCAGGCCCCTGATTGTCCCCAAAGTGGAGCGGCTCTCGCCCCCAGCACCCGGCG GTGGTGAGCGGCAGCTGTCTGCGGAGCTGACCTCGCTGCCGGGCCCAGGGGCCCTGAGCATCCATATCTCTCCCCCGCAACCCATGCTGAGCCGGGGCCGTCCAGACAGCAAG ACAGAAAACCGGCGCATCACACACATCTCTGCGGAGCAGAAGAGGCGCTTCAACATCAAGCTGGGCTTTGACACGCTGCATGGGCTGGTGAGCACGCTCAGCACCCAGCCCAACCTCAAG ATGAGCAAGGCCACCACGCTACAGAAGACGGCCGAGTACATTGCCATGCTGCAGCAGGAGCGCGCGGCCAAGCAGGAGGAGGCCCAGCAGCTCCGGGACCAGATCGAGGAGCTCAATGCCGCCATCAA CCTGTGCCAGCAGCAGCTGCCTGCTACTGGGGTGCCCATCACACACCAGCGGTTCGACCAAATGCGAGACATGTTCGATGACTATGTCCGGACCCGCACGCTGCACAACTGGAAGTTCTGGGTA TTCAGCATTCTCATCCGGCCCCTGTTTGAGTCCTTCAACGGGATGGTGTCTACAGCAAGCCTGCAGAGCCTCCGCCAGACCTCCCTGGCCTGGCTGGACCAGTATTGCTCCCTGCCTGCTCTCCGACCAA cTGTTCTGAACTCCCTACGACAGCTGAGTACCTCCACCAGCATCCTGACGGATCCAGACTGTATACCTGAGCAAGCCACACGGGCAGTCACAGAGGGCACCCTTGGCAAATCTTTATAG
- the MLXIPL gene encoding carbohydrate-responsive element-binding protein isoform X1, producing MTMAGALAGLVAGLQGPRVVPSPDSDSDTDSEDPNTRRSAGGLLRSQVIHSGHFMVSSPHSDSLTRRRDQEGSLGHADFGPRSIDPTLTRLFECMSLAYSGKLVSPKWKNFKGLKLLCRDKIRLNNAIWRAWYIQYVERRKSPVCGFVTPLQGPEADEHRKPQAVVLEGNYWKRRIEVVMREYHKWRIYYKKRLRKSSREGDLLAPKQAEGGWQPPERWCEQLFTSVVPVLLGGPEEEPGGHQLLDLNCFLSDISDTLFTMTQPTPTPLQLPPEDAYVGNADMIQPDLTPLQPSLDDFMEISDFFTNYRPPQTPTPSNFPEPHSFGPMADPVLGSGILGSEVPPACSGMTHLSGHNRLQARSSCPGSLDSSTYLNSDFLLPGDPKPKLPPTPAPPPLLQYPSPAKGLGLEPCPPPPFPPMAPPPTLMQEEPLFSPRFAFPAVPPAPGVSPLSAPTAFPPTRQPGPGPAPFPIDLLPSGYSEAPFGPHFPVPQGTRPRGKSPAPTPRGRRPGAPTMAPATANPTATAGSNNPCLTQLLTAAKPEQALEPPLVSGALLRPPGSPVRQRALGGGAAPRAFTPTLCPSPPQQDTLPEFPCTFFPPTPAPTPPRLPPGPATPAPPRPLIVPKVERLSPPAPGGGERQLSAELTSLPGPGALSIHISPPQPMLSRGRPDSKTENRRITHISAEQKRRFNIKLGFDTLHGLVSTLSTQPNLKMSKATTLQKTAEYIAMLQQERAAKQEEAQQLRDQIEELNAAINLCQQQLPATGVPITHQRFDQMRDMFDDYVRTRTLHNWKFWVFSILIRPLFESFNGMVSTASLQSLRQTSLAWLDQYCSLPALRPTVLNSLRQLSTSTSILTDPDCIPEQATRAVTEGTLGKSL from the exons ATGACCATGGCCGGGGCGCTGGCGGGTCTGGTCGCGGGCTTGCAGGGCCCGCGGGTCGTCCCCAGCCCGGATTCAGACTCAGACACAGACTCGGAGGACCCGAATACCCGGCGCAGCGCGGGCGGGCTGCTTCGCTCGCAGGTCATCCACAGCGGTCACTTCATGGTGTCGTCGCCGCACAGCGACTCGCTGACCCGGCGGCGCGACCAGGAAGGGTCCCTGGGACACGCCGACTTCGGGCCGCGCAGCATCGACCCCACACTCACCCGCCTGTTCGAGTGCATGAGCCTGGCCTACAG TGGCAAGCTGGTTTCTCCCAAGTGGAAGAATTTCAAAGGCCTCAAGCTGCTGTGCCGGGACAAGATCCGCCTCAACAACGCCATCTGGAGGGCCTGGTACATCCAGT ATGTGGAGCGGAGGAAGAGCCCCGTGTGTGGCTTCGTGACCCCCCTGCAGGGGCCTGAGGCTGATGAGCACCGGAAACCGCAG GCCGTCGTCTTGGAGGGAAATTACTGGAAGCGGCGCATCGAGGTGGTGATGCGCGAGTACCACAAGTGGCGCATCTACTACAAGAAGCGG CTCCGCAAGTCCAGTCGGGAAGGGGATCTCCTGGCCCCAAAGCAG GCGGAAGGGGGGTGGCAGCCACCGGAGCGATGGTGCGAGCAGCTCTTTACCAGCGTGGTACCCGTGCTGCTGGGGGGCCCGgaggaggagcccggtgggcacCAGCTTCTGGATCTCAATTGCTTTCTGTCCGACATCTCTGACACGCTCTTCACCATGACGcagcccacccccacacccctgcAGCTGCCCCCCGAGGACG CCTACGTGGGCAATGCTGACATGATCCAGCCAGACCTGACGCCGCTGCAGCCCAGCCTGGATGACTTCATGGAGATCTCAG ATTTCTTCACCAACTACCGCCCCCCACAGACGCCTACGCCGTCAAACTTCCCAGAGCCCCACAGCTTCGGGCCCATGGCTGATCCCGTCCTCGGCAGTGGGATCCTGGGCTCGGAGGTGCCCCCTGCCTGCTCGGGCATGACCCACCTCTCAGGGCATAACCGCCTGCAG GCTCGGAGCAGCTGCCCTGGCTCCCTGGACTCCAGCACCTACCTGAACTCTGATTTCCTCCTTCCTGGAGACCCCAAGCCCAAGCTCCCACCCAcgcctgcacccccacccctcctccagtaCCCTAGCCCTGCCAAGGGGCTGGGCCTGGAGCCCTGTCCCCCGCCCCCCTTCCCTCCCATGGCCCCGCCCCCTACTCTAATGCAAGAAGAGCCCCTCTTCTCGCCCAGGTTCGCTTTCCCTGCCGTCCCTCCTGCCCCGGGAGTGTCCCCGCTGTCTGCTCCCACGGCCTTCCCACCCACCCGGCAGCCtggcccaggccccgcccccttcccCATAGACCTGCTACCCTCCGGCTATTCGGAGGCCCCATTTGGGCCTCACTTCCCGGTACCCCAAGGCACGCGGCCCAGAGGCAAGTCCCCTGCCCCGACCCCCAGAGGGCGGAGGCCCGGCGCCCCCACCATGGCCCCTGCCACTGCCAACCCCACTGCCACGGCCGGGAGCAACAACCCCTGCCTCACGCAGCTGCTGACAGCCG CCAAGCCTGAGCAAGCCCTGGAGCCACCGCTTGTGTCCGGCGCTCTCCTTCGGCCCCCAGGGTCACCGGTAAGACAGCGGGCACTGGGAGGTGGGGCTGCACCCCGGGCCTTCACCCCGACTCTCTGCCCTTCTCCACCCCAGCAGGACACTCTCCCCGAGTTCCCCTGCACCTTCTTTCCCCCAACCCCGGCCCCCACACCACCCCGACTGCCTCCGGGCCCGGCCACCCCGGCCCCTCCCAGGCCCCTGATTGTCCCCAAAGTGGAGCGGCTCTCGCCCCCAGCACCCGGCG GTGGTGAGCGGCAGCTGTCTGCGGAGCTGACCTCGCTGCCGGGCCCAGGGGCCCTGAGCATCCATATCTCTCCCCCGCAACCCATGCTGAGCCGGGGCCGTCCAGACAGCAAG ACAGAAAACCGGCGCATCACACACATCTCTGCGGAGCAGAAGAGGCGCTTCAACATCAAGCTGGGCTTTGACACGCTGCATGGGCTGGTGAGCACGCTCAGCACCCAGCCCAACCTCAAG ATGAGCAAGGCCACCACGCTACAGAAGACGGCCGAGTACATTGCCATGCTGCAGCAGGAGCGCGCGGCCAAGCAGGAGGAGGCCCAGCAGCTCCGGGACCAGATCGAGGAGCTCAATGCCGCCATCAA CCTGTGCCAGCAGCAGCTGCCTGCTACTGGGGTGCCCATCACACACCAGCGGTTCGACCAAATGCGAGACATGTTCGATGACTATGTCCGGACCCGCACGCTGCACAACTGGAAGTTCTGGGTA TTCAGCATTCTCATCCGGCCCCTGTTTGAGTCCTTCAACGGGATGGTGTCTACAGCAAGCCTGCAGAGCCTCCGCCAGACCTCCCTGGCCTGGCTGGACCAGTATTGCTCCCTGCCTGCTCTCCGACCAA cTGTTCTGAACTCCCTACGACAGCTGAGTACCTCCACCAGCATCCTGACGGATCCAGACTGTATACCTGAGCAAGCCACACGGGCAGTCACAGAGGGCACCCTTGGCAAATCTTTATAG
- the MLXIPL gene encoding carbohydrate-responsive element-binding protein isoform X4, which yields MTMAGALAGLVAGLQGPRVVPSPDSDSDTDSEDPNTRRSAGGLLRSQVIHSGHFMVSSPHSDSLTRRRDQEGSLGHADFGPRSIDPTLTRLFECMSLAYSGKLVSPKWKNFKGLKLLCRDKIRLNNAIWRAWYIQYVERRKSPVCGFVTPLQGPEADEHRKPQAVVLEGNYWKRRIEVVMREYHKWRIYYKKRLRKSSREGDLLAPKQAEGGWQPPERWCEQLFTSVVPVLLGGPEEEPGGHQLLDLNCFLSDISDTLFTMTQPTPTPLQLPPEDAYVGNADMIQPDLTPLQPSLDDFMEISDFFTNYRPPQTPTPSNFPEPHSFGPMADPVLGSGILGSEVPPACSGMTHLSGHNRLQARSSCPGSLDSSTYLNSDFLLPGDPKPKLPPTPAPPPLLQYPSPAKGLGLEPCPPPPFPPMAPPPTLMQEEPLFSPRFAFPAVPPAPGVSPLSAPTAFPPTRQPGPGPAPFPIDLLPSGYSEAPFGPHFPVPQGTRPRGKSPAPTPRGRRPGAPTMAPATANPTATAGSNNPCLTQLLTAAKPEQALEPPLVSGALLRPPGSPQDTLPEFPCTFFPPTPAPTPPRLPPGPATPAPPRPLIVPKVERLSPPAPGGGERQLSAELTSLPGPGALSIHISPPQPMLSRGRPDSKTENRRITHISAEQKRRFNIKLGFDTLHGLVSTLSTQPNLKERAAKQEEAQQLRDQIEELNAAINLCQQQLPATGVPITHQRFDQMRDMFDDYVRTRTLHNWKFWVFSILIRPLFESFNGMVSTASLQSLRQTSLAWLDQYCSLPALRPTVLNSLRQLSTSTSILTDPDCIPEQATRAVTEGTLGKSL from the exons ATGACCATGGCCGGGGCGCTGGCGGGTCTGGTCGCGGGCTTGCAGGGCCCGCGGGTCGTCCCCAGCCCGGATTCAGACTCAGACACAGACTCGGAGGACCCGAATACCCGGCGCAGCGCGGGCGGGCTGCTTCGCTCGCAGGTCATCCACAGCGGTCACTTCATGGTGTCGTCGCCGCACAGCGACTCGCTGACCCGGCGGCGCGACCAGGAAGGGTCCCTGGGACACGCCGACTTCGGGCCGCGCAGCATCGACCCCACACTCACCCGCCTGTTCGAGTGCATGAGCCTGGCCTACAG TGGCAAGCTGGTTTCTCCCAAGTGGAAGAATTTCAAAGGCCTCAAGCTGCTGTGCCGGGACAAGATCCGCCTCAACAACGCCATCTGGAGGGCCTGGTACATCCAGT ATGTGGAGCGGAGGAAGAGCCCCGTGTGTGGCTTCGTGACCCCCCTGCAGGGGCCTGAGGCTGATGAGCACCGGAAACCGCAG GCCGTCGTCTTGGAGGGAAATTACTGGAAGCGGCGCATCGAGGTGGTGATGCGCGAGTACCACAAGTGGCGCATCTACTACAAGAAGCGG CTCCGCAAGTCCAGTCGGGAAGGGGATCTCCTGGCCCCAAAGCAG GCGGAAGGGGGGTGGCAGCCACCGGAGCGATGGTGCGAGCAGCTCTTTACCAGCGTGGTACCCGTGCTGCTGGGGGGCCCGgaggaggagcccggtgggcacCAGCTTCTGGATCTCAATTGCTTTCTGTCCGACATCTCTGACACGCTCTTCACCATGACGcagcccacccccacacccctgcAGCTGCCCCCCGAGGACG CCTACGTGGGCAATGCTGACATGATCCAGCCAGACCTGACGCCGCTGCAGCCCAGCCTGGATGACTTCATGGAGATCTCAG ATTTCTTCACCAACTACCGCCCCCCACAGACGCCTACGCCGTCAAACTTCCCAGAGCCCCACAGCTTCGGGCCCATGGCTGATCCCGTCCTCGGCAGTGGGATCCTGGGCTCGGAGGTGCCCCCTGCCTGCTCGGGCATGACCCACCTCTCAGGGCATAACCGCCTGCAG GCTCGGAGCAGCTGCCCTGGCTCCCTGGACTCCAGCACCTACCTGAACTCTGATTTCCTCCTTCCTGGAGACCCCAAGCCCAAGCTCCCACCCAcgcctgcacccccacccctcctccagtaCCCTAGCCCTGCCAAGGGGCTGGGCCTGGAGCCCTGTCCCCCGCCCCCCTTCCCTCCCATGGCCCCGCCCCCTACTCTAATGCAAGAAGAGCCCCTCTTCTCGCCCAGGTTCGCTTTCCCTGCCGTCCCTCCTGCCCCGGGAGTGTCCCCGCTGTCTGCTCCCACGGCCTTCCCACCCACCCGGCAGCCtggcccaggccccgcccccttcccCATAGACCTGCTACCCTCCGGCTATTCGGAGGCCCCATTTGGGCCTCACTTCCCGGTACCCCAAGGCACGCGGCCCAGAGGCAAGTCCCCTGCCCCGACCCCCAGAGGGCGGAGGCCCGGCGCCCCCACCATGGCCCCTGCCACTGCCAACCCCACTGCCACGGCCGGGAGCAACAACCCCTGCCTCACGCAGCTGCTGACAGCCG CCAAGCCTGAGCAAGCCCTGGAGCCACCGCTTGTGTCCGGCGCTCTCCTTCGGCCCCCAGGGTCACCG CAGGACACTCTCCCCGAGTTCCCCTGCACCTTCTTTCCCCCAACCCCGGCCCCCACACCACCCCGACTGCCTCCGGGCCCGGCCACCCCGGCCCCTCCCAGGCCCCTGATTGTCCCCAAAGTGGAGCGGCTCTCGCCCCCAGCACCCGGCG GTGGTGAGCGGCAGCTGTCTGCGGAGCTGACCTCGCTGCCGGGCCCAGGGGCCCTGAGCATCCATATCTCTCCCCCGCAACCCATGCTGAGCCGGGGCCGTCCAGACAGCAAG ACAGAAAACCGGCGCATCACACACATCTCTGCGGAGCAGAAGAGGCGCTTCAACATCAAGCTGGGCTTTGACACGCTGCATGGGCTGGTGAGCACGCTCAGCACCCAGCCCAACCTCAAG GAGCGCGCGGCCAAGCAGGAGGAGGCCCAGCAGCTCCGGGACCAGATCGAGGAGCTCAATGCCGCCATCAA CCTGTGCCAGCAGCAGCTGCCTGCTACTGGGGTGCCCATCACACACCAGCGGTTCGACCAAATGCGAGACATGTTCGATGACTATGTCCGGACCCGCACGCTGCACAACTGGAAGTTCTGGGTA TTCAGCATTCTCATCCGGCCCCTGTTTGAGTCCTTCAACGGGATGGTGTCTACAGCAAGCCTGCAGAGCCTCCGCCAGACCTCCCTGGCCTGGCTGGACCAGTATTGCTCCCTGCCTGCTCTCCGACCAA cTGTTCTGAACTCCCTACGACAGCTGAGTACCTCCACCAGCATCCTGACGGATCCAGACTGTATACCTGAGCAAGCCACACGGGCAGTCACAGAGGGCACCCTTGGCAAATCTTTATAG
- the MLXIPL gene encoding carbohydrate-responsive element-binding protein isoform X2, translating into MTMAGALAGLVAGLQGPRVVPSPDSDSDTDSEDPNTRRSAGGLLRSQVIHSGHFMVSSPHSDSLTRRRDQEGSLGHADFGPRSIDPTLTRLFECMSLAYSGKLVSPKWKNFKGLKLLCRDKIRLNNAIWRAWYIQYVERRKSPVCGFVTPLQGPEADEHRKPQAVVLEGNYWKRRIEVVMREYHKWRIYYKKRLRKSSREGDLLAPKQAEGGWQPPERWCEQLFTSVVPVLLGGPEEEPGGHQLLDLNCFLSDISDTLFTMTQPTPTPLQLPPEDAYVGNADMIQPDLTPLQPSLDDFMEISDFFTNYRPPQTPTPSNFPEPHSFGPMADPVLGSGILGSEVPPACSGMTHLSGHNRLQARSSCPGSLDSSTYLNSDFLLPGDPKPKLPPTPAPPPLLQYPSPAKGLGLEPCPPPPFPPMAPPPTLMQEEPLFSPRFAFPAVPPAPGVSPLSAPTAFPPTRQPGPGPAPFPIDLLPSGYSEAPFGPHFPVPQGTRPRGKSPAPTPRGRRPGAPTMAPATANPTATAGSNNPCLTQLLTAAKPEQALEPPLVSGALLRPPGSPQDTLPEFPCTFFPPTPAPTPPRLPPGPATPAPPRPLIVPKVERLSPPAPGGGERQLSAELTSLPGPGALSIHISPPQPMLSRGRPDSKTENRRITHISAEQKRRFNIKLGFDTLHGLVSTLSTQPNLKMSKATTLQKTAEYIAMLQQERAAKQEEAQQLRDQIEELNAAINLCQQQLPATGVPITHQRFDQMRDMFDDYVRTRTLHNWKFWVFSILIRPLFESFNGMVSTASLQSLRQTSLAWLDQYCSLPALRPTVLNSLRQLSTSTSILTDPDCIPEQATRAVTEGTLGKSL; encoded by the exons ATGACCATGGCCGGGGCGCTGGCGGGTCTGGTCGCGGGCTTGCAGGGCCCGCGGGTCGTCCCCAGCCCGGATTCAGACTCAGACACAGACTCGGAGGACCCGAATACCCGGCGCAGCGCGGGCGGGCTGCTTCGCTCGCAGGTCATCCACAGCGGTCACTTCATGGTGTCGTCGCCGCACAGCGACTCGCTGACCCGGCGGCGCGACCAGGAAGGGTCCCTGGGACACGCCGACTTCGGGCCGCGCAGCATCGACCCCACACTCACCCGCCTGTTCGAGTGCATGAGCCTGGCCTACAG TGGCAAGCTGGTTTCTCCCAAGTGGAAGAATTTCAAAGGCCTCAAGCTGCTGTGCCGGGACAAGATCCGCCTCAACAACGCCATCTGGAGGGCCTGGTACATCCAGT ATGTGGAGCGGAGGAAGAGCCCCGTGTGTGGCTTCGTGACCCCCCTGCAGGGGCCTGAGGCTGATGAGCACCGGAAACCGCAG GCCGTCGTCTTGGAGGGAAATTACTGGAAGCGGCGCATCGAGGTGGTGATGCGCGAGTACCACAAGTGGCGCATCTACTACAAGAAGCGG CTCCGCAAGTCCAGTCGGGAAGGGGATCTCCTGGCCCCAAAGCAG GCGGAAGGGGGGTGGCAGCCACCGGAGCGATGGTGCGAGCAGCTCTTTACCAGCGTGGTACCCGTGCTGCTGGGGGGCCCGgaggaggagcccggtgggcacCAGCTTCTGGATCTCAATTGCTTTCTGTCCGACATCTCTGACACGCTCTTCACCATGACGcagcccacccccacacccctgcAGCTGCCCCCCGAGGACG CCTACGTGGGCAATGCTGACATGATCCAGCCAGACCTGACGCCGCTGCAGCCCAGCCTGGATGACTTCATGGAGATCTCAG ATTTCTTCACCAACTACCGCCCCCCACAGACGCCTACGCCGTCAAACTTCCCAGAGCCCCACAGCTTCGGGCCCATGGCTGATCCCGTCCTCGGCAGTGGGATCCTGGGCTCGGAGGTGCCCCCTGCCTGCTCGGGCATGACCCACCTCTCAGGGCATAACCGCCTGCAG GCTCGGAGCAGCTGCCCTGGCTCCCTGGACTCCAGCACCTACCTGAACTCTGATTTCCTCCTTCCTGGAGACCCCAAGCCCAAGCTCCCACCCAcgcctgcacccccacccctcctccagtaCCCTAGCCCTGCCAAGGGGCTGGGCCTGGAGCCCTGTCCCCCGCCCCCCTTCCCTCCCATGGCCCCGCCCCCTACTCTAATGCAAGAAGAGCCCCTCTTCTCGCCCAGGTTCGCTTTCCCTGCCGTCCCTCCTGCCCCGGGAGTGTCCCCGCTGTCTGCTCCCACGGCCTTCCCACCCACCCGGCAGCCtggcccaggccccgcccccttcccCATAGACCTGCTACCCTCCGGCTATTCGGAGGCCCCATTTGGGCCTCACTTCCCGGTACCCCAAGGCACGCGGCCCAGAGGCAAGTCCCCTGCCCCGACCCCCAGAGGGCGGAGGCCCGGCGCCCCCACCATGGCCCCTGCCACTGCCAACCCCACTGCCACGGCCGGGAGCAACAACCCCTGCCTCACGCAGCTGCTGACAGCCG CCAAGCCTGAGCAAGCCCTGGAGCCACCGCTTGTGTCCGGCGCTCTCCTTCGGCCCCCAGGGTCACCG CAGGACACTCTCCCCGAGTTCCCCTGCACCTTCTTTCCCCCAACCCCGGCCCCCACACCACCCCGACTGCCTCCGGGCCCGGCCACCCCGGCCCCTCCCAGGCCCCTGATTGTCCCCAAAGTGGAGCGGCTCTCGCCCCCAGCACCCGGCG GTGGTGAGCGGCAGCTGTCTGCGGAGCTGACCTCGCTGCCGGGCCCAGGGGCCCTGAGCATCCATATCTCTCCCCCGCAACCCATGCTGAGCCGGGGCCGTCCAGACAGCAAG ACAGAAAACCGGCGCATCACACACATCTCTGCGGAGCAGAAGAGGCGCTTCAACATCAAGCTGGGCTTTGACACGCTGCATGGGCTGGTGAGCACGCTCAGCACCCAGCCCAACCTCAAG ATGAGCAAGGCCACCACGCTACAGAAGACGGCCGAGTACATTGCCATGCTGCAGCAGGAGCGCGCGGCCAAGCAGGAGGAGGCCCAGCAGCTCCGGGACCAGATCGAGGAGCTCAATGCCGCCATCAA CCTGTGCCAGCAGCAGCTGCCTGCTACTGGGGTGCCCATCACACACCAGCGGTTCGACCAAATGCGAGACATGTTCGATGACTATGTCCGGACCCGCACGCTGCACAACTGGAAGTTCTGGGTA TTCAGCATTCTCATCCGGCCCCTGTTTGAGTCCTTCAACGGGATGGTGTCTACAGCAAGCCTGCAGAGCCTCCGCCAGACCTCCCTGGCCTGGCTGGACCAGTATTGCTCCCTGCCTGCTCTCCGACCAA cTGTTCTGAACTCCCTACGACAGCTGAGTACCTCCACCAGCATCCTGACGGATCCAGACTGTATACCTGAGCAAGCCACACGGGCAGTCACAGAGGGCACCCTTGGCAAATCTTTATAG